The genomic DNA TTGGCACTTTTACGCAAAGGGAAAACGGCGCTTTTCTCGTCTGTTCttggtctgtttgtttttgctgagtGTTTCTAAAACTTTCAGCTGCTTATATAGGCTGACAAGGTGACGTTGTCATGACCCAGGAGGTTCGTCAAATCAGAGCTGGGGCGGGCTGGTGATGATCCGTCTTTggagacaagaaaaaaacaatccaaattGATCCGTTTTGATGGTTTGGCGGAGCCTGGGGAGGCGGGTGTGTATAGGGGGACGTCATTCAGTCTCTGACGCTTGGAGGGGTTCAAATGAAATAGATTAACATCAGGGCATACACTAACACGGGAGGTCATAACTCAAAGATGTCCAGATTGCTTGTCAGTGAGGAGGGAGGTTGTGCGTTTCACTAATTGGACAAAATAATTGAACCAACATTTCCTGAATGAGTGTATTTTATAGATGTAAATCAGGCAGATTGGTACATTTCCACTGTAACTCCTGGTTGGGTATTGACACCTGATGAGTCACAATGATGAGAAATTTATACACTGATaggctacaacattaaaactactgacAGGTGAATTGAATGGCATTAATCATTTTGTTACAATGCAACGCTCCCCAGGGAACCTTGGCATTCAGGTGACAGCAGCTTCCCCCAGCAGGTCAGTGCACCACAGCGAACCCCAAAAACTTCtcaggaacacaacaaagagcccgAGGTGCTGGCtcggcctccaaactccccagatcccatCCATGAcatgcactggaaaaaaacagatcCACTGTGGCTCCGCTCCACAAACCACAGGAAGCCGAGGATCCACTGCCACAGTCCTGGTGCCAAACACCGCGGGTCTAGAGTCCATCCACAGACATGTCAGAGCTGCTTTGGTAGCACGAAGAGGATCTACACAATACAAGGccggtggttttaatgttgtagctgctCAAGCCATCGGCGCTGACCTGCTATGCAAGGAAGCAGAGTCAACACAAGGCTTCCATAGACTTTAACCTGAGTGAAAGTGGACAATTAGGAGTGAACAGATCAATAAGCACTGTGAATGATCGACTGATGTAAATTGAGTTAAGTTTTAACAGCTTTCTAAAACGGGTGTTACTGCAAATCAGTCGCACTTCAAAGTGCAGCTCTGAAGGAAAACGGGCCTTTGTCAATACAAATCCTGTTCGTTGATTTGCTGACCTCACTGGTGACCTGCTATGGACTCCACCGCTTCTGCAATCAGCAGATCAGTCTACGTCTGTTCAACtgaataataacaaaaacagataaatggtGTGTAATTATGTTGCTCTTCTATCATACAGGGTTATGGGAGGGTCTGGCTGATGGgaacatgcacctaaaatgtatGAACAGATAAGAAAGACTTGAAAGATGAAATTATCCAGGAgaataaagaaggaaaatgCAATACTGAAAGCAATCCTACCAACAAATCCAATCtaatctgtgtttatttttgagctttaaaaacagaactgacatacaaaaatataaattacaaACAAATATCATGTATTTCTAAAGGTAAATGCACTCGTGCAAGCAGACATCTTGTCAATCAAGATGAGTGAAAATACCATTAGAGTCCATCACAGTCCATTGTAGAGAGGTCTGCAGCGAGGCTCTAGTTTATCCTCCAGGATGTAGTCTGGTCCGCAGACCCAGGGGTCTCCTGTCTCCCACTGCCACTTCTGCAGACGCTGCCTCAGGTCCTCCAACACGGTGCTGAAGGACGGGTCCGATGCCAGGTTCTTTGTTTCGAGAGGGTCTGTCCTGTGGTTGTGAAGaatttgttaaaatttaaaCTTCGAAAACAGATTTTAGAAACAATGAAGTATCCAAACCCCAGCAGCAAAAAGAgggacattttatttattgagcTAGCAATTCAAATATATTAATCTGGAAGTTTTATTCAAAGTAAGCCGCTTTTCTTCTGGAATCacttatgtttttatttttatttaattattatgttgctttttttaaaaggcaGTTCATAATTTGTTCTATTAAATGAACTCACACTGCTCATCCTCAGCTCTCTTTGTTATTCATTTGGCAGTGAATGTGGAGCTAAAGGTCTGCAGATGTGGTTGACTCAACCAGTTTATCATCTTCCTGCTGACAGTTAATCTACCTCCATTTAAAAGTCACAGCAAAGAAGACAaaacttgtcatttttgtttttaggaaGAAAGACAGCAGTTTTCCACTTGCTATTATACCttaaaatttcagcaaaaaaaattaacaggcATATAAACtggaaaatgagatttttttaaaattttaaaatgaatcataaaagtatgagattttaaattttgataGTAATGAATATGGACTTATCTGCTCATTGACGGTaaacaaaatgaatgcaacacttgatttttttaaattattttgaccTCTGCTGTGTATTGCTGTGCTCTTGGGAATCACAGACTTTGTAAGGCttgtttgtacatgtttttgAGCCAGAGgtgttttctcttctgaatgttaaaatgtgCTTGTGAAACTATTTCCTCTTTCAGGTTTACCTCATTTCAATCAGTGTCTTGAGTCATCCATCAATTAAGGTCGAGTTTTGTGTCTTACTGTCCTGTGAGGATCTGCTGACTCAGTTGTCTTTTTAATTGAATGGTTTGTATTTATGAATCATCACAGGGAGgattttgcactgaaacaagtCAAACACTGAACAAAGTAAGCGTCAGCAGCTGTGACAGACCTGGTGTCGAACAGCTCCCAGCGCTCTCTATAGTAATACTGCTGCAGACTTTTGAACCAGTGCGTTGGCTGACTCAGCTGGGTGCGGTTCAGCAGGTCCTGAAAGGTGGGCGACACATACAGATCCTGATCGATGGGGAAGGGCATTCGGTAGTGTAGATTGTGGAGAAGGTGGTATGCCCCCTGGTGGACCGAGCGAGTTGGATAGTACATGGTTACCTGGAATCAAAATGACAGTAGAGCAAGTCAAAGACCTGGTGTTTGACTCCTTCATGAAACGGTATCTGGGTGCTGGTGGTGTCTTGACCTCATGCAGGGACTGGCTGGAGTAGACGGTGTGCCAGCTGCTGGGCTCAGTGACCAGAGCTGGAAGTAAAGAGCGACCGGTGAGGTACACCGGGGTGGCCGGGCTGCCGGGGAGGCTGTAGGACGGGTAGGAAACAGAGAACCAGTCCAGGATGGTGGGAGTGATGTCTGTTGAAAAAATAGACCAGAACAATACAGCCAATGAGACAACTGTCACCTCATATATGGTAACAACTgacaatttaatttaaaatttaaatcctGCACACATACTCATAGGTAGATATTCATGTTACTATGCTAAACAGAGGGACGTCTTTTCTATACAATgaaaggataaggataaactttattgatcccacagcggggaaagttcactgttacagcagctccaaaagaaaaagtacaaaagcAGTGCAAggataaatgagaaaaaaacacagtgcaaaaactgcagagaacattatatacagatgatttttttttaaatactatgtagaagactatatacaagaggatgaggtatcagttattgcacataagtaggcGGATAAGTGTGTAAATtgggggaagaaaaaagtgaggcagtaaacagaaagaaatacaCATATTGAGCAAATAACATTGAACATAGCATATAAGAAAGCTTAACATCAatttttgcaagttagacaTTATGTGGGAATTTATTTGGGTAAATTATTTCAGTTCATCTTTTTTCTGAGGTCTGCTAATTTATTATTGGTATGTCTCCCTCTTGTGGCCACTTAAGCACATCAGATAACCACGCTGACGTCCCTGCTTTTCTATATTTAGCCGATCTGCTCTCAAGTGAGGAAATAACTGTGATtcacaaattaaaataatttgagAACCAGTGTAAGTAATAAACTTAAACCTGCAGCTGACACCGTGCTCACAGGAAGAGGCTGCTAGACTGTTTTTAAATTGGAAAACATGATTTCTCCACCAGGAACTTTAAATTTCTCATTCCATTTCTTACCCAGCAGGCTGACGTAGGCGTTGCTGGCGTCTCCCCACCGCTCCCTGTGCTCTGGAGAGGACACCAACATGGGCTCTGCGGTCCCAGACTGATACAGGTTGGTTCTGCCATTCGGGAAGGGGATCCCGTTATCTGAGCTGTAGATGATCAGAGTGTCGTTCTCATAACCGGCTTCTCTGAGCTCCTGAAGAACTAATCCAATACCTGCAGAGGAAATTGGCACCATTACAGTTTACTATTTCacaactgtgtgtttttgtatgcaTTTGCAGGTTCCTCACCCTGGTCCAGTCTGCTCACTGTGGTGTACTGAGCAGCCAAGTCGGCTCGTGCTGCAGGTGTGTCCGGCACAAACGGAGGAACCTGAAGTTTACAAGACTGGATTAACATGTGCTAGCAGCTCCATGCTTTAATTCAGTAAGTGTGAGGTATTTTCCTACAATAAGATAACATTTTTGGGCTTGCGATTTGCATCAGCGGATCCAGGagtaaaaaatatgtaatacaGAAGAATCATGGCTCATTAGATGATAATGACTAGAAGAGAGACAATGAGAAGTTTTGACACTTCTATTAGTTCTTCTATTGCCAAAATGCCCAAATCTATGCCTGGTAATAAGTTCTCAGTGACTAAAACACAAGCTACAAAATGCTATGATATAAGAAATatgaaaagtattttaaaacagGAATTTAATTGTTTAAACAAATGAGGGACACAGAagcaaaaatttattttatgtaatttatctCTATGTTTTACAGCTAATAAaccttataataataataataataatggattagatttatatagcgcttttcaaggcactcaaagcgcttcacaatgaatccattattcattcactcacacattctcactcagtggtggtaaactacatttgtagccacagctgccctggggcagactgacggaagcgtggctgacaatctgcgcctacggcccctctgaccaccaccaacattcacacgcattcatactccagtgtgagtagcagcactggaggcaaggtgggtaaagtgtcttgcccaaggacacaacagcacatgactaggacagagcgggaatcgaaccgccgacccttcgatcattggacgacccgctctaccacctgagccacagccgccccgcGCCACCTTATTCTTTATAATAAGAGTTCTCTTCTAATATTAATTGGAATTTCTTTCCACTTGATAAAACATTAAACCTTTAATCACGGACCTTTACTTGCTCTGGTGTGTAATATTCTGGCGTCCAGTCAGGAATTCTACCCATTCCCATGTCACCATTTCCAAACTTCTCACAGAAAGCGCCGTACTGGGGCTGTGAATGTCCACATCGGTGGGTGTCGTGGAAGGCAACATAAAGGAAAAACGGCCTCTCTTCATCTTTTATTTCACGTGTATTTCTTTGTTCTTCCTCTTGCCTTCGTTCAAAGGCTTCTTCTTTATGGCTCTGGAAAAACTTTCGGACCAGGAGTTTGATTCTGGTGATGTTCCTTCCCACCTGGAGGACAGAGTTGTTTTCTTCTGTGTAGGCAAAGTCAAAAGGGTAAACAGATCCAGGACCGATGTGCTTCTTTCCAATTATACCTGTGAGGACAACagatgagaaagagagagtgcgtatgaaaagtgacagaaagcaATGCTGTTCATGAGTGTGGATATGAGAAAAACTGCTTATTTACCTGTGTGCACGTTGGCCTGTTTGAGCAGCAGCGGCAGACTTTGTACTTCATCAAAAGAGTTGAAGTGATGAACCCCCTGATGGAGGCCGTACATTCCATTCTGATGCTGAAAAGACCAGAAAAACCCTATTCAATATTTTGAAGTCATGCACAAATGACAGCtatacatgtgtttgtgtgttacctGTGGCAGGCCTGTGAGGATGGTGGAGCGGCTCGGGGAGCAGCTGCTGACAGATGTGAAGGCGTTGCTGAACACCAGGCTGCGCTGGGCCAGAGAGCGCAGGTGTGGCGTGTGGACCACTGAGTTGTTATAAACCTCCGTCTCAAAACCTGCATCATCGGCTGGAAGAGGGAAGAGACAGAAATTCAGCATTATGTGTGGGAGGTGTCAAATCAATCCACTTAAACTTCTTAGCTCTTACACTATGTGGCCAGAAGTGTCTTTTCTGTCCCACTGGGGGAAATTTGCACTGCAGCCAGAGGGACAACAACAATATACAATCACACACcaaatataaatgtataaatgtgcCAAAGCAGAGCAAAGACAAAGCCACGGTGCTGATTTTCGTGAAGCATATCAATATTActagggatttaaaaaaaacaaacattgcaGTTTTGATGACCTCCAAATAAGTGCCCTAAAACATCAGCCTGAGGGCAACAGTTTCAACTCCCTATGCAGTGGATTATTCTGGCAGATATATAGACTAACTACAAAACAGCTTTCCATTCAAATATCATTCTTCACAAATGCTAATTTGCAACTCCTGACCCTAGAaggttatttatttatgcacTGGAAAAAGAACACTACACACTCTTGACAACAAACTTAATACTTACAAACCTACTTCAAATCAGCTTGCATTCTAGATTTTGGAGCCAAGCTAGAATGTTAAATGCTTTACATATAATTATGACGCACCTAATTAGATTTTAAAGTAGTCATTTATAACATTAGTCCTCCTAAGGACCAGTTTGTTATAAATGAAAATCTAGGCCTGGCTACTCTCAAATTTTTTTCTGACCACTCTAGTACATCCTTTAATTGACTGTTAAACATCTAAATCTAAAAGCATTGTCTACATTTCTAAGGTGAGTTGGGTGATAAGGCCTGGTTGTTGAGCCTTGTTATCACAACAGTATTTTTCTTTGATCTGGTTTTCCTAAACTTTGTCATTAGCTTTGTGCTAATACTTTACTAAAGAGCATTAAAAAGCATCTTGTGTATTTAGGGATTTGCATTAATATGTGAGCATATGTAAGGTTAAACTTTATATTGTTAGCTGTCAGTTGCGTGAAAATGCATCAAAGGCTGATGTTGTGGAGTAATGCTAAAGTAATGTAACAAGTATGATCATGAATTATGTTCTACAGGgagcaaataaatacaatgcattgtatagttttttttttaagtaatgcCTAATGTGTATTGCATTAGTATTTTGGGAATGATCTTTATTCATACTGCGATACAACATCACAGCATGTACCAAGCTTGaagattttatgcatttttgacattttcagttagTTGTCAGTTTGTTAAGCACATCTTGCTAAGTGtttaattcagctttatttttggtttattttgtgttgctgttgagCTGTATTGTTTCATACAGTAAGGTGTTTCTGCTACTTAGTCTACCCCAACTGATATAAATGAACAATATAAAAGAAGAACACAACAGCACCACAGCTGTCAGTTGACTGAACATCTGTTAAACACTTATATCCTTCTGTTAGTTGTGTTGTGTATCTCATAACCGAGCAACTGAGCGTTTTTTTCAGCATTCTAATGAGTTCAAGAGAGATTTAAAGTCTCAAACGCGGTCACTCCACAACAATGTTCACTTACCAATTATTAGAAGCACATTTCTCCTCTTTGATTCCCCAATGTAGCATGATGCTAACACGAGAACAAGTAACTCAGGCAGCATGATCCCAAAATCTCGCCGAAAAGTCTCAAAATCTCGTGAGACGCATACAATGGGTCAGAACTGTTACACTGAATAAAGAAAAACGAGTTCAGTcgttaaaataaacacatcattTGAGCTATGTAACAGCTTCATTCCTTAACAGAAACGAAACTTTCGGCGTCTTCCTCAAACAACGTAAGCCCCGCCCAcctgtggtcacatgacagagGTCACATGACGACAGAAAACAGGAACTCTGTCCGGCGCTTCATCAGCAAAGTGTCATCGTTTTTGggaagtgtgttttttttttttaaccaaagcaGCAACAGCGGGTTTAAAAATCACAGCCGGACCACGGAACAATGTGCAAGAAGAAGACATCAGATTTGGCAAGAATATTTTATTATACTCTCTGTTCTgttatattctattttttttaaaaatctgtatcattacattacattgcattttgttttgttcgtgttctgttcttttatgttttactgtatttctgatttttttgttctcttctGCACTATTCTGCACATCTTACTGTTTCTGTCAGTGTAACATCTTATTGTTCTGATAATTAGAAGCTACCTATATAACACAGAAAGTTCTAACGGTTTCAGTCCAAACCTAGTAAAGCCAGTTAAAAGTTAGAACTGCAGAAGCCTCTTGGACTGGACATGAAACGTCATCAAGAACCAAAAGGAGAAGACcagctgttttcttttactAAAGCTCTTTGACTGAGAATCTGACACATTATCAGACACAATTAGAGTTAAGTGAATGTCACTCTGCAGGATCAGACTTCTGGCAGCTTATGTGACACTGGGGTGTATTTATAAGACTGTTTCTTTGTTAGGGAATATTGTATCATGTGGAGAAAGTTCTGGCTGTTCTACAGGTATGCAAAGAATCAGCCTGCCATATGACCATCATATGATTGTAAAGATCTTAAAGCTCATTTAGTTCAAGGGTCACAGAACAGCATACCTGTTCACTGAAGACCTGACAATACTAATTTGAACTTGTGAACAGATGTGTAATTATGGTTGTTGTATGTGTGAAATAGCTGCTTACTTGTCTTtagttgacttttttgtttgcttttcgaTCACACGCAGGTGGCAGCATGCACCTGAAGATGCAGCATCTTGTCGTTTTCAAGAAATTCAAGCAGATGAGATGACACAAGCGGGCACACAGTGCATTTTTGTTGCGTTTACCTGACTGCTGCACGTCTCAGGAGGCAACCCACAGCCAGAGAAAGACAGCAGTGCCCCGCaactaatgacatttaaaacagaACTGAAAACTTCATCGCTTTGT from Amphiprion ocellaris isolate individual 3 ecotype Okinawa chromosome 4, ASM2253959v1, whole genome shotgun sequence includes the following:
- the sgsh gene encoding N-sulphoglucosamine sulphohydrolase, with product MLPELLVLVLASCYIGESKRRNVLLIIADDAGFETEVYNNSVVHTPHLRSLAQRSLVFSNAFTSVSSCSPSRSTILTGLPQHQNGMYGLHQGVHHFNSFDEVQSLPLLLKQANVHTGIIGKKHIGPGSVYPFDFAYTEENNSVLQVGRNITRIKLLVRKFFQSHKEEAFERRQEEEQRNTREIKDEERPFFLYVAFHDTHRCGHSQPQYGAFCEKFGNGDMGMGRIPDWTPEYYTPEQVKVPPFVPDTPAARADLAAQYTTVSRLDQGIGLVLQELREAGYENDTLIIYSSDNGIPFPNGRTNLYQSGTAEPMLVSSPEHRERWGDASNAYVSLLDITPTILDWFSVSYPSYSLPGSPATPVYLTGRSLLPALVTEPSSWHTVYSSQSLHEVTMYYPTRSVHQGAYHLLHNLHYRMPFPIDQDLYVSPTFQDLLNRTQLSQPTHWFKSLQQYYYRERWELFDTRTDPLETKNLASDPSFSTVLEDLRQRLQKWQWETGDPWVCGPDYILEDKLEPRCRPLYNGL